From Candidatus Zixiibacteriota bacterium, one genomic window encodes:
- a CDS encoding MerR family transcriptional regulator: MTKIATEDKRFYSISDVAKITGLEAYVLRFWEKEFPTLKPRKNRGGSRLYTAHDIELINRINHLRKTEKLTIDGTRAKLMLKRSSEESTEISSKARVRTLIGKVRKDVADLLKLFP, translated from the coding sequence ATGACAAAAATTGCTACCGAAGACAAACGCTTTTATTCAATAAGCGATGTCGCAAAAATTACTGGTCTTGAGGCCTATGTCCTCAGGTTCTGGGAAAAAGAATTTCCGACGCTCAAACCGCGCAAGAACCGGGGTGGAAGCAGGCTCTACACAGCCCATGATATCGAACTGATAAATCGAATCAATCATCTACGCAAAACAGAAAAGCTAACCATCGATGGAACGCGAGCAAAACTGATGCTTAAACGCTCAAGCGAGGAATCAACCGAGATTAGTTCCAAAGCCCGTGTTCGAACGCTTATCGGAAAAGTCCGCAAAGACGTGGCGGATTTGCTCAAACTTTTCCCTTGA